In a genomic window of Bacteroidota bacterium:
- a CDS encoding 50S ribosomal protein L25/general stress protein Ctc produces MKAVALFGNKRETTGKRGSKDLRNTGKVPCVLYGGDQKEPLHFYMYASDFKDIVYTPNTYKAKLDVDGEIYNAIIQQVQYHPVNDTIIHVDFLAVSDDKPVTMQIPVNITGNSPGVRAGGKMVKKIRKMTLRGLIKDFPDFVEVKIDALELGKSIKVQDINLPGITILDAPANAIVSVTVTRSTKQEAAATPGK; encoded by the coding sequence ATGAAAGCAGTAGCATTATTTGGTAACAAAAGAGAAACCACCGGCAAACGCGGTTCAAAAGATTTGCGTAACACAGGTAAAGTGCCTTGTGTACTTTATGGAGGCGATCAAAAAGAACCTTTACATTTTTATATGTATGCTTCCGATTTTAAAGACATCGTATACACGCCCAATACTTACAAAGCCAAGTTGGATGTGGATGGTGAAATATACAATGCCATTATCCAACAAGTACAATACCATCCTGTTAATGATACGATTATCCATGTCGATTTCTTAGCCGTTTCCGACGACAAGCCAGTTACCATGCAAATACCGGTGAACATAACAGGCAATTCGCCAGGTGTGCGTGCAGGAGGTAAAATGGTGAAGAAAATTCGTAAAATGACTTTGCGTGGTCTTATCAAAGACTTCCCCGATTTTGTAGAAGTTAAAATTGATGCCCTTGAGTTAGGCAAATCAATCAAAGTACAAGATATCAACTTGCCAGGCATCACCATTCTTGATGCTCCAGCCAATGCTATTGTGAGTGTAACCGTAACACGTTCTACCAAGCAAGAAGCTGCCGCTACTCCAGGCAAATAA
- the metF gene encoding methylenetetrahydrofolate reductase [NAD(P)H] has product MKITQYIENATETLFSIEILPPLKGKSIDSIYNGIDPLMEFKPVFVDVTYHREEYIYRKRLDGGLDKISTRKRPGTVAICAAIMNRYKVEAVPHIICGGFSKEETENALIDLHFLGIENVLALRGDSIKNDPQFYAEPDGNKNALELIQQVINMNNGIYLDQELTNPFPTDFCTGVACYPEKHFEAPNMTSDLNFLKRKVEAGARYAVTQMFFDNSKYFEFVAKCKEMDIQIPIIPGLKPLTTKKQLSILPKIFAIDIPEELANEVEKATDDKAVKQIGIEWAIKQSKELKEAKVPVLHYYTMGQSEATKAIASQVF; this is encoded by the coding sequence ATGAAAATAACCCAATACATCGAGAACGCTACAGAAACGCTGTTTTCCATAGAGATTTTGCCACCTTTGAAAGGTAAAAGCATCGACAGTATTTACAACGGTATTGACCCATTAATGGAATTTAAGCCCGTTTTTGTGGATGTAACCTACCATCGTGAGGAGTATATTTACCGTAAACGCCTCGATGGAGGGCTCGATAAAATTTCTACCCGCAAACGTCCAGGCACGGTAGCTATTTGTGCAGCCATCATGAACCGCTATAAAGTGGAAGCGGTGCCCCATATTATATGTGGAGGTTTCAGCAAAGAGGAAACCGAGAATGCATTGATTGACCTCCATTTCTTAGGAATAGAAAATGTGCTGGCCTTACGCGGCGACAGTATTAAAAACGATCCACAGTTCTACGCCGAGCCCGACGGCAATAAAAATGCTTTGGAGTTGATACAGCAAGTCATCAATATGAATAACGGGATTTATTTGGATCAAGAGCTTACCAATCCTTTTCCTACAGATTTTTGTACCGGCGTGGCCTGCTATCCCGAAAAACATTTTGAAGCACCCAATATGACTTCAGACCTTAATTTTTTGAAACGAAAAGTGGAGGCAGGAGCACGTTATGCTGTTACGCAAATGTTTTTCGACAACAGTAAATATTTTGAATTTGTGGCCAAGTGCAAAGAAATGGATATTCAGATACCAATCATCCCAGGACTGAAACCATTGACCACCAAGAAACAATTAAGTATACTACCAAAAATATTTGCCATAGATATTCCTGAAGAATTGGCAAACGAGGTAGAAAAAGCCACAGACGATAAAGCCGTAAAACAAATTGGAATTGAATGGGCTATTAAACAGTCGAAGGAATTGAAGGAGGCAAAGGTTCCCGTGCTGCACTATTATACCATGGGTCAGAGTGAAGCCACAAAAGCCATTGCAAGCCAAGTTTTTTAG
- a CDS encoding DUF4199 domain-containing protein, whose amino-acid sequence MSEEKPALISPLGTAIKFGLAMGVLLIIYLYFTTRKTIEDNHSLDGNYNILNLLMVLVPIVLAILEHRRKFAGRPMRITEGLGAGVITVFIGGAIAAVFLFIYYYGNSDVMQALEKISLKENPGTTQNIIEAGDFKKAILACLSFYMLTFMVGFILSLISSLFLFKRKA is encoded by the coding sequence ATGAGCGAAGAAAAACCAGCATTAATATCACCCCTAGGTACCGCTATAAAATTTGGCCTGGCAATGGGTGTATTGCTTATTATATATTTATATTTCACCACACGCAAAACTATAGAAGACAATCATAGCCTCGATGGCAATTATAATATACTAAACTTATTGATGGTATTGGTTCCTATTGTATTAGCAATACTGGAACACCGTCGCAAATTTGCTGGCAGACCCATGCGAATTACTGAAGGACTAGGTGCTGGCGTTATTACTGTATTTATTGGTGGTGCAATAGCCGCAGTATTTTTATTTATTTATTATTATGGAAATTCAGATGTGATGCAAGCGTTGGAAAAAATTAGTTTGAAAGAAAATCCCGGAACCACACAAAATATAATAGAAGCTGGCGATTTCAAAAAAGCGATACTTGCCTGCCTCAGTTTTTATATGCTCACCTTTATGGTAGGTTTCATTTTATCTTTAATTTCGTCATTATTTTTATTTAAACGTAAAGCCTAA
- a CDS encoding thiol-disulfide oxidoreductase DCC family protein, translating to MDFEIGQMVNNEHIILFDGVCNLCNTMVQFVIKRDPKAKFKFASLQSESGQAILKKFNLPVNDFNSFVYIQGEQCYLRSSAALRVAKELGGAWKLFYAFIIIPKFIRDFFYNMIAKRRYSMFGKQDSCMIPTSELKSRFLE from the coding sequence ATGGATTTTGAAATAGGACAAATGGTCAATAACGAGCATATTATATTGTTTGATGGGGTTTGCAATTTATGCAATACCATGGTTCAGTTTGTAATTAAAAGAGACCCGAAGGCTAAATTCAAATTCGCTTCTTTACAGTCGGAAAGTGGGCAAGCAATATTGAAAAAATTTAATTTACCGGTCAATGATTTTAATTCATTTGTATATATACAAGGCGAACAATGTTATCTTCGCTCATCAGCAGCACTTAGGGTTGCGAAGGAATTGGGCGGAGCTTGGAAATTATTTTATGCTTTTATAATCATACCTAAATTTATCCGTGATTTTTTTTATAATATGATAGCAAAGCGGCGATATAGTATGTTTGGGAAACAGGATAGTTGTATGATACCTACATCTGAGTTAAAGAGTAGGTTTTTGGAGTGA
- a CDS encoding asparagine synthetase B produces the protein MKKFYLLIITTIIIMRAHASFIFIPMDDTQKDHLKSYGITYWVLAKSVEAEWLLNYKGGSFMFAYTETFEKECKLRGITYQKITDAQSQGIREEIAQPDQNMEVVKLYKAPKVAVYSPKTKQPWDDAVTMVMKYAEIPYDVVFDDEVLDGKLPTYDWLHLHHEDFTGQYGKFYGSFHTAAWYQAEVRESEATAAKHGFAKVSVLKLAVAKKIRDFVMGGGYLFAMCSATDSYDIALAADGVDICESVFDGDGSNPNADAKLNFTNTFAFEKFTLLKDPYTYEYSSIDCRPEMRNVREEEDYFTLFDFSAKSDVVPTMLCQDHTKIVKGFMGQTTAFHKEFIKNTVVVMGENKSMGEAKYLHGDYGKGTWTFYGGHDPEDYQHLVSDPPTDISLFPNSPGYRLILNNVLFPSAKKKKLKT, from the coding sequence ATGAAGAAATTTTATCTCCTCATCATTACAACTATTATAATAATGAGGGCTCACGCTTCGTTCATTTTTATCCCTATGGACGACACCCAGAAAGACCACCTCAAATCGTATGGCATTACTTATTGGGTGCTTGCCAAAAGTGTGGAGGCTGAGTGGTTGCTCAATTATAAAGGTGGAAGTTTTATGTTTGCCTATACCGAAACTTTTGAAAAAGAATGTAAACTACGCGGCATCACTTATCAAAAAATTACGGATGCTCAATCGCAAGGTATACGCGAAGAAATAGCACAACCCGACCAAAACATGGAAGTGGTGAAACTATATAAAGCACCTAAAGTGGCGGTATACTCGCCCAAAACCAAACAACCTTGGGATGATGCAGTTACCATGGTGATGAAGTATGCAGAAATTCCTTATGATGTAGTTTTTGATGATGAAGTATTGGATGGTAAATTACCTACTTACGATTGGCTCCATTTGCACCACGAAGATTTTACCGGGCAGTATGGAAAATTTTATGGCTCATTTCACACCGCGGCATGGTACCAAGCCGAAGTGCGAGAATCGGAAGCCACAGCAGCCAAACATGGTTTTGCAAAAGTATCTGTACTTAAGTTGGCAGTAGCCAAAAAAATTCGTGATTTTGTGATGGGCGGCGGCTACTTATTTGCCATGTGCAGTGCAACCGATAGTTATGATATAGCCCTTGCCGCCGATGGTGTTGATATATGCGAGAGTGTGTTTGATGGCGATGGCTCAAACCCCAATGCCGATGCCAAACTTAATTTTACCAATACTTTTGCTTTCGAGAAATTCACCTTGCTCAAAGACCCGTATACTTATGAATACTCAAGTATAGACTGCCGACCAGAAATGCGAAATGTGCGTGAAGAAGAAGATTATTTTACCTTGTTCGATTTCTCTGCAAAAAGCGATGTAGTACCTACCATGTTGTGCCAGGATCATACCAAAATAGTGAAAGGTTTTATGGGACAGACAACTGCTTTTCACAAAGAATTTATAAAAAACACCGTGGTTGTAATGGGCGAAAATAAGTCGATGGGCGAGGCCAAATATTTGCACGGCGACTACGGCAAAGGAACTTGGACTTTTTATGGGGGCCACGATCCAGAAGACTATCAACATCTGGTGAGCGACCCTCCTACCGATATATCATTGTTCCCAAATTCACCCGGATATAGACTTATATTGAACAATGTATTATTCCCTTCGGCCAAAAAGAAAAAATTAAAAACATAA
- a CDS encoding glycosyltransferase family 2 protein, whose protein sequence is MDISIIVPVYNEDESLPELSAWIKRVLDEHKHTYEVIMVDDGSTDKSWEVINKLHQENNHIKGIQFRRNYGKSAALNVGFHHAAGKVVVTMDADLQDSPDELPELYTMIMEGGFDLVSGWKAKRYDPITKTIPTKLFNWATRKMSGIELHDFNCGLKAYKHEVVKNIEVYGEMHRYIPVIAKWAGFKKIGEKEVVHQARKYGVTKFGLSRFMNGFLDLLSIFFVGKFGKRPMHFFGFMGGISFLIGFALTIKLIWDKVSASIRGYSDVRDIVDKPLFYLALTAIIIGVQLFLAGFIGELVSRNSTDRNYYALKEKLGV, encoded by the coding sequence TTGGATATATCTATTATAGTACCTGTATATAACGAAGATGAATCGTTGCCCGAACTATCCGCTTGGATTAAAAGGGTTTTGGATGAACACAAGCACACTTACGAAGTGATTATGGTAGATGATGGCAGCACAGATAAAAGTTGGGAAGTGATCAATAAACTTCATCAAGAAAATAACCATATAAAAGGTATACAATTTCGCAGAAATTATGGAAAGTCTGCTGCACTCAATGTTGGGTTCCATCATGCAGCAGGCAAAGTGGTAGTTACTATGGATGCCGACTTGCAAGATAGTCCCGATGAACTCCCTGAATTATATACAATGATTATGGAAGGTGGTTTTGATTTGGTGAGTGGATGGAAAGCCAAACGCTATGACCCAATAACCAAAACTATTCCTACCAAATTATTCAATTGGGCTACCCGCAAAATGAGTGGTATTGAACTTCATGATTTTAATTGCGGACTAAAAGCATATAAACATGAAGTAGTGAAAAATATAGAAGTATATGGCGAAATGCACCGTTATATTCCTGTTATAGCCAAATGGGCTGGCTTCAAAAAAATAGGTGAGAAAGAAGTGGTACATCAAGCAAGAAAATATGGTGTTACCAAATTTGGACTTTCTCGATTCATGAATGGTTTTTTGGATTTGTTAAGTATATTTTTTGTGGGCAAATTCGGCAAACGCCCCATGCACTTTTTTGGGTTTATGGGTGGCATTTCTTTTCTGATTGGATTTGCATTAACTATTAAACTTATTTGGGACAAAGTGAGTGCATCGATACGCGGTTATTCTGATGTTCGAGATATCGTTGATAAGCCTTTGTTTTACTTAGCTCTTACTGCTATTATTATAGGTGTGCAATTATTCCTTGCAGGATTTATCGGTGAATTGGTTTCTCGTAATAGTACGGATAGGAACTATTATGCTTTGAAAGAGAAGTTGGGGGTGTGA
- a CDS encoding DUF4199 domain-containing protein produces MSEENYIQEESASPLKTTLIVGGILGVFMLIYNYIFIWTGNMEGNKIYSYIQYFIILGFGLAAIKIHRDKNLGGEISYGKAFLTSLLTVLWFSIIVAAFTYFYFKINPEKIDEIMREGMKAMEKKVDKGEMREEDFEKGKEILQMMNGPMPMAFFSFMGCLLPGIITSLIAAAFHKLLKSNKA; encoded by the coding sequence ATGAGTGAAGAAAACTATATACAAGAAGAAAGTGCAAGTCCATTAAAAACTACTTTAATAGTTGGTGGAATTTTGGGTGTGTTCATGTTAATATATAATTATATATTTATATGGACCGGTAACATGGAAGGTAATAAAATATATAGTTATATACAATATTTTATTATTTTAGGTTTTGGTTTGGCGGCCATTAAAATACACCGCGATAAAAATTTGGGTGGAGAAATTAGCTATGGCAAAGCATTCCTAACCTCATTGCTCACAGTACTTTGGTTTTCTATAATAGTAGCAGCATTTACATACTTTTATTTCAAAATAAATCCTGAAAAAATTGATGAAATTATGCGTGAGGGCATGAAAGCTATGGAGAAGAAAGTAGACAAAGGTGAAATGCGTGAGGAAGATTTTGAAAAAGGGAAAGAGATTTTACAAATGATGAATGGCCCCATGCCAATGGCATTTTTCTCATTCATGGGTTGTTTGCTTCCAGGTATCATTACTTCATTAATTGCTGCGGCATTCCACAAACTTTTAAAATCAAATAAAGCATGA
- a CDS encoding CpsB/CapC family capsule biosynthesis tyrosine phosphatase → MSFLSKIFGKSKSAELPADFVNPIKVDLHSHYLPGIDDGVQEVAESIEILKILESKGYTKAITTPHVMSDFYKNSPEIINTKLEMVREEMQKAGLTIKLEAAAEYYVDDNFISKVLAHNILSFGKEKYVLIETGFLDMPMNLLSAIFELKTSGYIPVLAHPERYQYFIPGSDNYEQIVASGVLFQMNLLSIIGYYNPQAKKVAEHLIQNQMVNFVGGDTHNMKHLWLVQEKAVKHPLYGKLVELPLLNNSL, encoded by the coding sequence ATGAGTTTTTTATCTAAAATATTTGGCAAAAGCAAGTCAGCAGAACTACCTGCCGATTTTGTAAACCCCATCAAGGTCGACCTACATAGTCATTATCTGCCGGGTATCGATGATGGCGTACAAGAGGTAGCTGAGTCGATAGAAATATTGAAGATATTGGAAAGTAAAGGTTATACCAAAGCCATTACCACGCCCCATGTGATGAGCGATTTTTATAAGAATTCGCCCGAAATTATCAATACCAAATTGGAAATGGTGCGTGAGGAAATGCAGAAGGCAGGACTCACTATAAAACTGGAAGCAGCAGCCGAGTATTATGTCGATGATAATTTTATCAGCAAAGTTTTAGCTCATAATATACTCTCCTTTGGTAAAGAAAAATATGTATTGATTGAGACAGGCTTCTTGGATATGCCCATGAATTTGCTTAGTGCCATTTTCGAACTTAAAACTTCAGGCTATATACCTGTGTTGGCTCATCCTGAACGTTACCAATATTTTATTCCCGGTTCCGATAATTATGAGCAAATTGTGGCAAGTGGTGTTTTGTTTCAAATGAACTTATTATCTATTATTGGGTATTATAATCCACAAGCCAAAAAAGTAGCCGAGCACTTAATTCAAAACCAAATGGTGAATTTTGTGGGCGGCGATACACATAATATGAAACACCTATGGTTGGTGCAGGAGAAAGCCGTGAAGCATCCTTTATATGGCAAGTTGGTGGAGTTGCCTTTGTTGAATAATAGTTTGTGA